The Streptococcus sp. oral taxon 431 nucleotide sequence AACATTGGCAAACATTAAATCAGCTATCAAACGCGCTGAATTGAACGTTAAACAAAACGAAAAGAACTCAGCTCAAAAATCAGCTATGCGTACTGCTATCAAAGCTTTTGAAGCAAACCCATCTGAAGAACTTTACCGTGCTGCCAGCTCAGCTATCGATAAAGCAGAAACTAAAGGTTTGATCCACAAAAACAAAGCTAGCCGTGATAAAGCACGTCTTGCAGCTAAACTTGGTTAATCATTAACTGCATACAAAATGAGCTCCTCGGAGCTTTTTTTGTGCACATTTTCTGGAGGTTATTATGAAAATAGCTATCATTGGATATTCTGGATCAGGCAAATCCACTCTTGCAGAAAAACTAGCTAATCACTACTCTATCCCCAAACTTCATATGGATACTCTCCAATTTCAGCCAGGGTGGCAAGATAGTGACCGCGACTGGATGCTGAACGAAATGAAAACTTTTCTAGCCAACAACGAAAACTGGGTCATTGATGGCAACTACTCTTGGTGTTGCTATGAGGAAAGAATGGAGCAAGCTGACCATATCATCTTTTTAAACTTCTCTGCTTGGAATTGTCTGCTAAGAGCCTTTAAGCGGTATTTAAAGTACAGAGGAAAAGTGAGAGAAAGTATGGCAGCGGGATGCCCTGAGCAATTCAATTGGGAATTTATCCGTTGGATTCTCTGGGATGGACGTACAAAAAATGCTAAGGAAAGATACCAATACTTAAACAATACTTACCCAGAAAAGATGAGCATTCTCCATTCTCAAGCAGAGATTGATTGTTTTTTGCGATCTTTAAAAAAGTAAACAATATAGTAGCATTTCATTAAAATCAGCATGTACTGATTGACTAAAAAAGGAAGATTTTCATCCAGAAAGTCTTCCTTTTTTCCTTTTATTCAACAATTAAAAATAACTCAAGCAATTTATAAATCAACAATAAAGTTCCCCTAGAAATGAAGAGAATCTTGTTCATAGTTTCTGAGTTCGTGATACAAAAAAACTGAAGGAAGTATAGTCCTACTTCTTTCAGTTTTTTATTGTCTCAATTTAGAAAAAACTTCTCCAATCTTACCTTCGATAACTAAATCTGCTTTGCTATCTTGAGGAGTGCTGGACTTGTTGATAACGACAAGATTTGACCCTGAAAAATAATTGATTAGGCTAGCTACAGGATAAACGACTAAGGAAGTTCCACCAATGATCAATAAATCTGCTTGCTGAATGACTTGGGCTGCTCGACTAAAAACATCCATATCCAGAGGTTCTTCATAAAGGGTTACGTCAGGTTTGACCACCTTACCACAATCTAAGCAGTAAGGAACTGGACCTTCAAGTGCCAAAAATGCAGTCAAATCATAAAAGCGATGACAGCCCAAACAGTAATTACGATCTGCACTACCATGCAGTTTCAAAACTTTCTGAGATCCTGCCATTTCATGGAGGCTATCGATATTTTGCGTCACAATCGCCTTTAATTTGCCTGTTTTTTCCAACGATGCTAGATAATCATGTGCTAAATTCGGCTTGGCATCTGGATAGACCAGATACTTTTTGTAGAAATCAAAAAAATCCTCTGGATAGCGCTCAAACATAGTGCGTGAAACCAGTTGCTCGGCAGTAAAATGGCGACCTAGTTTCAGACTATAGATACCATCTGAACTACGAAAATCTGGAATATTTGACTCTGTAGAAACCCCTGCACCACCGAAAAAGACAATTCTCTGACTTTGATCAATAATACCCTGTAGTTGTTCAATTTTATCCATTCTGTACTCCTAGGAATTTTCAAGTTAAAAAGTTGAAAGCCTTGACTTCTTGTCAACTTGGCTTCCAACTTCATTTGATTATGATTTAGATATTAAACTGACTAGTCTCGGTCCTTTGACACAATTAGGCTTTCTTCAATTTCCTTATTCTTACCTATTTCAGGATTGATTCATTGTTGATGGTTATCATTTTGAGAACAAGAGAAATCATTCTGAATATAGCCTACCTTTAGTCAGCAATCAATGTTTCCAAACCAACCTTCATCATATCAGTGAAGGTGTTTTGACGTTCTTCTGCAGTTGTATCTTCATCTGGATTAACCAAACTATCTGAAATAGTCATGATAGCAAGGGCATCAACATGATGTTGAGCTGCAAGATAATACAGCGCTGCCGCTTCCATTTCCACCGCTTTTACTCCCCACTTACCAAGCTCAATGTTCTTATCACCATAGTTAGAATAGAAAACGTCTGATGATAAGACATTTCCGACGTGAGTAGTCATACCAAGGTCTTTGGCAATGTGGTAAGCCTTGTCTAAAAGATCAAAGCTAGCAATTTGTGGGAAATCGTATTGAGGCCAATCGTTGCGGATGATATTTGAATTGGTAGCAGCAGCCTGTGCTAAAACCAATTCACGGACATGAACATCCTCATTCAAAGAGCCCGCAGTTCCAACACGAATCAATTTTTTCACTCCGTAGTCAACAATTAACTCACGCGCATAGATAGAGATGGATGGCATTCCCATCCCAGTTCCCATGACAGATACACGGTGACCCTTGTAAGTTCCAGTGTAACCAAACATGTTACGCACTTCGTTAAAGCAAACAGCATCTTCTAAAAAGTTCTCAGCGATAAATTTCGCACGAAGAGGATCTCCAGGAAGAAGAATTTTATCAGCAATTTCACCCTGCTTAGCAGCAATATGGATAGACATAATTTATGATACAAAGAGCGACCAGAAAGCGACTGAAAATTAGGAATCTGACGAGAAATCCTGATTTCTCAGTTAGATTATCTATTTTCCGAGCTTTCCGCTCGTGTTCAAATTAGAACACACGCTCTACCTTTCTTTTTTATTAATAGGACAGGCGACAGAGAACAAAGTAAAAATAGGAAACTGACGACGCATCACAGATGCTAGAAAGTTTATCTTTTTTACACAATTCTCCGCCCGTATTCAGTTCAGCTAATACGGTTAACCCATCCTTTCTGTGTGTATTTTTTGTTTAGAAAAGTTTTCCGCTCGTGTTCAATTAGAACACACGCTCAACCTTTCTTTATTAAATGATATTGATTATAAATTTAAAATATATTTTGGATTAGAAAAACTAGAGTATTCTTATTAATTTTCTATTATCCTTGTCTTTAGTCGTAAGTATTTCTCCAAAGGGATTCGGTCCAGCATCTTAGCAAAACCAAATGCCAAGTAAGCAGTCACCAAAAGAATAGGTATAGCCTCAAATGACTGACCAGTGAACCCCATTACCAATCCACTTGCAGATAGGGGTGCCTTCAAGGTCACAGCTAAAAAGCAAATCGAACCTAATAGTAAGACTGCTGGCTGGTTGCCACTACCTAAAATCATGGTCAAGAGTGCAGCTCCTGCTATCCCCAAGGCAAAAGATGGGGTCAAGGTACCGCCATAGGCACCTGCCCAAAGGGTGACTAAAACGACCAAGGCTTTCAAGACAAATAAAAGGATTACCGTCTTGGCATTACTGCCGTTTAAAATCTCCTGAGCCATCATACGCCCATTACCAAGTAGATGAGGTAAATGGCTAGCCAATCCAACAAGGAAAAGGAATGTTATCGGCAGTGTATAGAGTATCCGCTTGTTCTTTATTCTCTTTGAAGAAGCTTGTTTGTTGAAGTGAGCAAAAAGCCAAGCGAGTGGAGTCAGAAAAAGAACTAATAGGGGAACAAGCCACATATCACCTAGTGACCAAGTCAGAATTGGAAGCTGGTAGAGAGCATGATCTGAAACAACAAAGCCTGCTGTAAAGGCTGATACATATGTAGTCAGACCGACCAAGAAAAAACGTTTGACAGATAAAGCAATTCCCAAGGTTTCAAAAACGAAAAACACACTCGTTAATGGAACCTGATAGACAGCCGCTAAACCCGCACCAGCTCCACAGGCAATGAGAAAGATTCGGTCCTTCACGGAGAGAGAAAAAATATTGGCAATAGGTCTTGAAAATAAAGCTCCAATCTCCCGTGGTGCAGCTTCCTTACCGATAGGTGCCCCTCCTCCAACCGCAATAATCTGCCAAATTGAATGAACTAGCTGTTTTAAAAAATGAAGTTTGTATTGTGATGTTTCATCTTTCATCTGCGCTTTGATGGAAAAAATCTTTGCTTTTCTTTGCAAGAAATACCAGATCAAGGCAGAACTGACACCCACGATGATTAAACTGAAGCCTATTCGTGATGAAGCAACACCATCTGTCAAGAATCCAGTGTTATGCTCTGTCTGACCAAAAGCAATCCCTTCAACCAGCTCTAAAAGATAATGGAGCAAAATTCCGAATATACCTGTAACTAGCCCTAGCATGATAACCGCTAGGACTAATTTGAGGTTATATGGGATTTTCTGAAGACTCCTCCTCAACTCATGTACCATGATTATAATTCAGCAAGAATCGCTTTCAGCAAGCCTTTAAAGTCGCCTTTTACACGTTCGGTCACTTCTACCACTTCTTCGTGGTTGAGTTCTTCTTGGAAACCAGCCGCAAAGTTGGTAATACATGAAATACCAAGAACCTTCAAGCCAGAGTGTGCTGCAACGATAACTTCAGGAACGGTTGACATTCCGACAGCATCTGCACCAAGTGTCTTATAAGCACGGATTTCAGCTGGAGTTTCATAAGTTGGACCAGTTACACCGATATAAACACCGTCATCAAGTTTAACACCAAGCTTTTCAGCAACTGCATGAGCTGTAGCACGATATTCTGGAGTGTAGGCTTTTGACATGTCTGGGAAACGTGGACCGAAGTCATCTAAGTTTTCACCGATTAGAGGGTTTTGGCCTGTCATATTGATGTGGTCAGTGATAGCCATCAAAGTACCAGGACCAAAGCCGATACCTCCAGCAGCGTTGGTTACAATCACACCTTCACAGCCCAAAACTTTCATGACACGAACTGGGAAAGTAACAACTTCAAGCGGATTTCCTTCATAGAAATGAAAGCGTCCTTGAAGTGCTAAAACCTTACGTCCTGCAAGCTCACCGTACACCAATTTTCCAGCGTGTCCAACAACAGTAGAACGTCCCCAGTTTGGAATCTCAGCATAGTCTACCACAACTGGATTTTCGATTTCTTCAGCAAGTTCTCCCAGTCCTGATCCAAGAATCAAGCCGAACTCTGGTGCTTCTACTCCCTTTTCTTTTAAGAAAGCAGCTGTTTCATTGATTTTATTTAAAAATGTCATTAGGTATCTCCTTCTTTATGTTTTAAAAATTGACCGATTTTGTCAAAGGTTTTTGCATTTCGAATCGTAATATTACGATAGAAAGGCATCTTAAGCAGGTACTTGTGATAGGCTGTTTTGCTATAGGTTTCTTCTGAGAATTTGCCCCAGAAGATTCCCAGTTTCCCGAAATGAAGCACTTCATCTACCAGTTCCATACTTTCGACTTTCTCGATGACTTGCTTGATATCCAGTCCCTCAGTATAAAAGAGAACATCCTTTCGAGCCATTTCTTGGAACCACCATTCCGGAAGAGTTCTAAGCTCCTCTTCGTAATCTTCTTGACTTAACAAGGAAAAATGTTGGATAAATGGATAATGCTTGTCAAAGAAAGCCTGTAAGATCTCCACTAGTTGAGTCTTCGAGATACTTGTGTCAAAGAAAATATTGCCACTATTGATGTAGGTTTCAACATTTTCCAATCCCAACTCTGTCAATTCTTGACGAAGCTGGGCCATGACCACCTTATGTTTCCCACCGACATTGATCCCTCTAACCAGTAATGCCAAGCGAGTCATCTTAAACCAATTTATCTAAGAAGCTTTCACCAATCATAGCTTTATCAACGCCAAAGTTATCAGCGATTGTCGCAGAAATATCAGCAAAATGACCGATTGGTAGGTGTCCATTTCCTTTTAATGATGGGCTGTAGGCCAAAAGTGGAATGTATTCACGAGTATGGTCTGTACCTGCATAAGTAGGGTCATTACCATGGTCAGCAGTAATCATAAGTAGATCATCTTCACGCATAGCTGCGATGATTTCTGGCAAGCGTTCGTCAAACTCGTGCAAGCAATCACGGTATCCATGGGCATTGCGACGGTGACCGTAAAGAGCATCAAAGTCTACCAAGTTAGTGAATGAGAATCCTTTTTCAAACTCAGCAAGTCCCATCGTCTTAATCAAGGTATCCATACCGTGGCTATTTGACTTATTGTGGCCCATATCGTGGTTAATACCAGCACCGTTGAAGATATCGTTGATCTTACCAACCGCATAGGTATCAATACCAGCTTCGTTCAACTTATCCAAAACAGTCGGCGCAAATGGTGATACAGCCAAGTCACGACGATTTGCAGTTCGCGTGAAGTTTCCAGGCTCCCCAACATAAGGACGTGCAATGATACGACCTAGAAGGGCTGGACGTTCCAATGTGATGGAACGAGCGTACTCACAAATACGGTAAAGTTCATCCAAAGGAATGATATCTTCATGGGCTGCAATTTGAAGAACAGGGTCAGCGGACGTATAAATTATCAACTCACCAGTTTCCATTTGACGTGGTCCAAAGTCATCGATGACAGCTGTTCCTGAGTATGGTTTGTTGGCTTCACGAATAACCTTACGTCCTGAAAATTCTTCGATTTTAGTAAGAATTTCTTCTGGGAATCCATTCCAGAAAGTATCAAACGGTTCAGTAATATTAAGCCCCATGATTTCCCAGTGACCGGTCATGGTATCTTTACCTAGTGACACTTCCTCAAGTTTAGTGTAGTAACCGCTAGGATTTGCCTCTGCAGGAACCGTTTTAAGGGCTGTCTCACGTTCAATATTCCCAAGACCAATCTTAGCCATATTCGGTACATTTAAACCAACTGATTTAGAGATGTGTCCTAATGTATCAGATGCTCCATCTGGAACCCCTGCATTGACAAAGTTATTAGCATCTGGTGCCGCACCGATTCCTACAGAATCGAGTACCACCAAGTGAATACGTTTAAATTTTGACATCATTTGCCTCCTTTATTTCCCTTTTGTTGAAGTTAAAACCTGAACGCCAGCTTGTCCTGCAACGATCACTTTATCAACCATTTGATTAAATAAACCGTGCTCAACAACACCAACCTGAAGATCCAATTGACGACCAAAAGCGACCGGATCTTCAATAACACCTAGATCCAGATCAATGATAAAATTCTGCATATCCGTCACAAAGCGTTGGCCATTTTTTTCACGAAAACTTGGCTTATAACCAGCTTTTTCAAAACGACGGAAAACCTGTTCTGCTCCGTATTGGACAACTTCGACAGGTAGTTTGAAAGCGCCCAGTTTCTCAACCATCTTGCTCTCATCTACCACCCAGATATACTGTTTAGTTGGTGTCGCAACTACTTTTTCCATTAGAAGTGCACCACCGCCTCCTTTGATACCATTAAACTGAAGATCCACCTCATCAGCTCCATCAACAGTCACATCAACCTCATCCACCTCATCGATAGACTTAAGCGGTATATTCAATCCTTGTGCCTGTTTTGTCGTTACACTCGAAGTTGTTACGGCTGTAATTTGAAGTCCTTCCTCCTTGATTCTACGTCCGATCTCCTCTACGAAATAATAGGCAGTCGAGCCTGTTCCAAGTCCTACAACCATTCCATCGGTTACGAACTCAGCAGCCTTGATGCCTGCTATTTTTTTCAGATTTTCCACTTAAACACCTCCAAACAAAAAGCTACTTTTATTATAACATGAATACGCTTTAAATTCATCCTTGCACTAGAAAAACCCGAACATTTTATTTCGGGTTTCTGATTCTTATTTAACCATGTCAGGATCGTAGTCATAAAATCCTGTGTCAAGGAAACGATTTTGGGGATGGAGTTTACGGACTTGCTCGTCCAACAAGAAGGCTTGGTCATGCGTAATGCTTCCCTCTTGAATCAAGCTACGGGCTTGGATGAAGAGTTTTGCAATCTCAACAAAATCTTGACCTGGAGTATAAAGTCCTTCTAGTTTCCAATGAGTGAAACCATGCTCTACCAACTCT carries:
- a CDS encoding NAD-dependent protein deacylase, with amino-acid sequence MDKIEQLQGIIDQSQRIVFFGGAGVSTESNIPDFRSSDGIYSLKLGRHFTAEQLVSRTMFERYPEDFFDFYKKYLVYPDAKPNLAHDYLASLEKTGKLKAIVTQNIDSLHEMAGSQKVLKLHGSADRNYCLGCHRFYDLTAFLALEGPVPYCLDCGKVVKPDVTLYEEPLDMDVFSRAAQVIQQADLLIIGGTSLVVYPVASLINYFSGSNLVVINKSSTPQDSKADLVIEGKIGEVFSKLRQ
- the rpiA gene encoding ribose-5-phosphate isomerase RpiA, whose protein sequence is MENLKKIAGIKAAEFVTDGMVVGLGTGSTAYYFVEEIGRRIKEEGLQITAVTTSSVTTKQAQGLNIPLKSIDEVDEVDVTVDGADEVDLQFNGIKGGGGALLMEKVVATPTKQYIWVVDESKMVEKLGAFKLPVEVVQYGAEQVFRRFEKAGYKPSFREKNGQRFVTDMQNFIIDLDLGVIEDPVAFGRQLDLQVGVVEHGLFNQMVDKVIVAGQAGVQVLTSTKGK
- a CDS encoding phosphopentomutase: MSKFKRIHLVVLDSVGIGAAPDANNFVNAGVPDGASDTLGHISKSVGLNVPNMAKIGLGNIERETALKTVPAEANPSGYYTKLEEVSLGKDTMTGHWEIMGLNITEPFDTFWNGFPEEILTKIEEFSGRKVIREANKPYSGTAVIDDFGPRQMETGELIIYTSADPVLQIAAHEDIIPLDELYRICEYARSITLERPALLGRIIARPYVGEPGNFTRTANRRDLAVSPFAPTVLDKLNEAGIDTYAVGKINDIFNGAGINHDMGHNKSNSHGMDTLIKTMGLAEFEKGFSFTNLVDFDALYGHRRNAHGYRDCLHEFDERLPEIIAAMREDDLLMITADHGNDPTYAGTDHTREYIPLLAYSPSLKGNGHLPIGHFADISATIADNFGVDKAMIGESFLDKLV
- a CDS encoding purine-nucleoside phosphorylase, producing MTFLNKINETAAFLKEKGVEAPEFGLILGSGLGELAEEIENPVVVDYAEIPNWGRSTVVGHAGKLVYGELAGRKVLALQGRFHFYEGNPLEVVTFPVRVMKVLGCEGVIVTNAAGGIGFGPGTLMAITDHINMTGQNPLIGENLDDFGPRFPDMSKAYTPEYRATAHAVAEKLGVKLDDGVYIGVTGPTYETPAEIRAYKTLGADAVGMSTVPEVIVAAHSGLKVLGISCITNFAAGFQEELNHEEVVEVTERVKGDFKGLLKAILAEL
- a CDS encoding DUF1697 domain-containing protein — its product is MTRLALLVRGINVGGKHKVVMAQLRQELTELGLENVETYINSGNIFFDTSISKTQLVEILQAFFDKHYPFIQHFSLLSQEDYEEELRTLPEWWFQEMARKDVLFYTEGLDIKQVIEKVESMELVDEVLHFGKLGIFWGKFSEETYSKTAYHKYLLKMPFYRNITIRNAKTFDKIGQFLKHKEGDT
- a CDS encoding DNA topology modulation protein, with the translated sequence MKIAIIGYSGSGKSTLAEKLANHYSIPKLHMDTLQFQPGWQDSDRDWMLNEMKTFLANNENWVIDGNYSWCCYEERMEQADHIIFLNFSAWNCLLRAFKRYLKYRGKVRESMAAGCPEQFNWEFIRWILWDGRTKNAKERYQYLNNTYPEKMSILHSQAEIDCFLRSLKK
- a CDS encoding chloride channel protein, with protein sequence MVHELRRSLQKIPYNLKLVLAVIMLGLVTGIFGILLHYLLELVEGIAFGQTEHNTGFLTDGVASSRIGFSLIIVGVSSALIWYFLQRKAKIFSIKAQMKDETSQYKLHFLKQLVHSIWQIIAVGGGAPIGKEAAPREIGALFSRPIANIFSLSVKDRIFLIACGAGAGLAAVYQVPLTSVFFVFETLGIALSVKRFFLVGLTTYVSAFTAGFVVSDHALYQLPILTWSLGDMWLVPLLVLFLTPLAWLFAHFNKQASSKRIKNKRILYTLPITFLFLVGLASHLPHLLGNGRMMAQEILNGSNAKTVILLFVLKALVVLVTLWAGAYGGTLTPSFALGIAGAALLTMILGSGNQPAVLLLGSICFLAVTLKAPLSASGLVMGFTGQSFEAIPILLVTAYLAFGFAKMLDRIPLEKYLRLKTRIIEN
- the rpsT gene encoding 30S ribosomal protein S20 is translated as MEVRTLANIKSAIKRAELNVKQNEKNSAQKSAMRTAIKAFEANPSEELYRAASSAIDKAETKGLIHKNKASRDKARLAAKLG
- the deoD gene encoding purine-nucleoside phosphorylase, with protein sequence MSIHIAAKQGEIADKILLPGDPLRAKFIAENFLEDAVCFNEVRNMFGYTGTYKGHRVSVMGTGMGMPSISIYARELIVDYGVKKLIRVGTAGSLNEDVHVRELVLAQAAATNSNIIRNDWPQYDFPQIASFDLLDKAYHIAKDLGMTTHVGNVLSSDVFYSNYGDKNIELGKWGVKAVEMEAAALYYLAAQHHVDALAIMTISDSLVNPDEDTTAEERQNTFTDMMKVGLETLIAD